In one Brevinematia bacterium genomic region, the following are encoded:
- a CDS encoding polysaccharide deacetylase family protein, producing MAREGKVSSSTYYQAEDKKLKINYLRNIQTTLTTFFSIQNITTRTFVLITIIFFCSTTSLSKNLVLCYHKIGYSLEDIYTVSPEMFEKQLRLIDDLEIKIVGIDSLTNLSTVPSFTVSITFDDGWKIPQRIIKLLRNKNTRATFFIYPLVIGGKGFFSWKDLANLTKDGFIIGSHSYSHKFLKGLSNDVLLREIVSSKKLIEEKINEEVFAFAYPFGIADGSAYSLASKTYKISFVVNDRPITKSAKMYKLPRYIVFNHTTLGQFREIVDSIYECMNLDYKVYHIESQVKGLYAKLYHYPVTHPEASVLVIPSMSVGPAWFKTAIDKFREFNIEVWVFTSEIYSFPFYKYEVYYDRIKDFSLENVSMSLKKTINLLGSREIKIVTWGDGLELLLYLLETSKFTNISKIIVINPFLRGVKSYKEIKLNISAYKTMITKGKYDFESFRENVKTSVLLNLAFLMPKDQTPFEKEFGNLDNTQALLLHINKNLNLRFSKTEYPIDEYINKIQFSPFYPFSVIEPISYYLGINQFWLRLLKKTSLDIPKTVVFYNSEYKDNYAILSNLTKLESEFHELSTVEIFVSDWIIGRMIKEIRE from the coding sequence GTGGCTAGAGAAGGTAAAGTATCATCTTCAACATACTACCAAGCTGAGGATAAAAAGCTAAAAATTAACTACCTGAGGAATATCCAAACCACCCTTACCACTTTCTTTAGTATACAAAATATCACAACAAGAACATTTGTTTTGATTACGATAATTTTTTTCTGCTCCACCACATCTTTAAGTAAAAACTTGGTACTGTGTTATCACAAGATAGGCTACTCCTTAGAGGATATATACACAGTTTCACCAGAAATGTTTGAAAAACAGCTCAGACTTATAGACGATCTAGAAATTAAGATAGTAGGCATTGACTCTCTAACAAACCTTTCAACAGTTCCTAGTTTTACAGTATCAATAACATTTGACGATGGTTGGAAAATACCACAGCGTATAATAAAACTTCTTAGGAATAAAAATACAAGAGCAACTTTTTTCATCTACCCATTGGTTATAGGAGGAAAAGGATTTTTCTCCTGGAAGGACCTGGCAAATCTAACCAAGGATGGATTTATAATAGGTTCCCATAGTTATTCTCACAAATTTCTCAAGGGACTTTCCAATGATGTGTTACTTAGAGAAATTGTATCCTCAAAAAAACTCATTGAGGAGAAGATAAACGAGGAAGTATTCGCTTTTGCATATCCTTTTGGAATAGCAGATGGAAGTGCATACTCCCTAGCATCAAAAACTTACAAAATATCATTTGTTGTCAACGATAGACCTATAACGAAATCAGCAAAAATGTATAAACTGCCGAGATATATAGTTTTCAACCACACTACTTTAGGACAATTTAGGGAAATAGTTGATAGCATTTATGAATGCATGAACCTCGATTACAAGGTCTACCATATAGAAAGCCAAGTGAAAGGTCTTTATGCAAAGCTTTATCATTACCCCGTAACCCATCCGGAAGCATCAGTTTTAGTGATTCCTTCCATGTCAGTAGGTCCTGCTTGGTTTAAAACAGCAATAGATAAGTTTAGAGAATTCAACATAGAAGTATGGGTTTTCACTAGCGAAATATACAGCTTTCCATTCTACAAATATGAAGTCTACTATGATAGAATAAAGGATTTTTCCCTAGAGAATGTAAGCATGTCCCTAAAAAAAACAATAAATCTACTAGGTTCCAGAGAGATAAAGATAGTAACATGGGGGGATGGATTAGAATTGCTTCTATACCTGCTAGAAACCTCTAAATTCACAAATATCTCAAAAATAATAGTGATAAACCCATTTCTGAGGGGAGTAAAATCATACAAAGAAATCAAGCTCAACATCTCAGCCTATAAAACCATGATAACCAAAGGTAAATACGACTTTGAGAGTTTCAGAGAAAATGTAAAAACATCCGTGCTTTTAAACCTTGCGTTTTTGATGCCCAAAGACCAAACACCATTTGAAAAAGAGTTTGGTAATCTTGATAATACTCAAGCGTTGCTTCTACATATAAACAAAAACTTAAACTTAAGGTTTAGTAAAACTGAATATCCAATTGACGAATACATAAACAAGATTCAATTCTCCCCGTTTTATCCATTTTCAGTCATAGAACCAATATCTTACTACCTCGGAATAAATCAATTTTGGCTGAGACTACTTAAGAAAACATCTCTAGACATTCCCAAAACTGTTGTATTCTACAACTCAGAATACAAAGACAATTATGCTATTCTTAGTAATCTTACCAAGCTTGAGTCCGAATTTCACGAACTATCAACGGTAGAAATTTTTGTATCAGACTGGATTATAGGTAGAATGATAAAAGAAATAAGAGAGTAG
- a CDS encoding ParA family protein produces MARIIAISNRKGGTGKTTTAVNLSAGVAIFKKAKVLLVDTDPQASATISLGFLPNVHPSLMDVMAGKANIKNAIYKTQVEGLFLLPSNVNLSKIEPRLFYQNNGEFLLKKHISEVEKEFDFIVLDCPPSIGMMGLSALICAKEVIVPVRKEFLSMEGANQFFTILTKIIERKNNSLRVDGILFTSITPESKDKNYSDIAYFGPISIKKLKTEIRYDINLAEAPKHGKPIFLHSPHSAGAEDYRNLAEEIFSIAL; encoded by the coding sequence ATGGCAAGGATAATAGCAATATCTAACAGAAAAGGTGGAACTGGTAAAACTACAACTGCAGTAAATTTATCGGCAGGAGTTGCTATCTTCAAAAAGGCAAAAGTCCTCTTAGTGGATACTGACCCTCAAGCTAGTGCTACGATTTCCTTAGGATTCCTACCGAATGTTCATCCTTCTCTTATGGATGTTATGGCAGGTAAAGCTAACATTAAGAATGCAATATATAAGACTCAAGTTGAAGGGTTGTTTTTACTACCGTCTAACGTAAACTTATCCAAAATAGAACCAAGATTGTTCTATCAGAACAACGGTGAGTTTCTGCTAAAGAAACACATTTCAGAGGTTGAGAAGGAGTTTGACTTCATAGTTCTAGATTGCCCTCCTAGTATTGGAATGATGGGACTTAGCGCATTAATATGCGCAAAAGAAGTGATAGTTCCTGTAAGAAAAGAATTTCTATCAATGGAAGGAGCAAACCAGTTTTTTACTATTCTTACAAAGATAATTGAGAGAAAAAACAATAGTCTAAGAGTTGACGGGATTCTCTTTACAAGCATCACACCAGAGTCAAAAGATAAGAATTACTCTGACATTGCTTATTTTGGACCAATAAGCATTAAGAAATTGAAAACTGAGATAAGGTATGACATAAACTTAGCAGAAGCTCCTAAACATGGAAAACCAATCTTTCTTCATTCTCCACATTCGGCAGGAGCCGAGGATTATAGAAACCTAGCAGAGGAAATTTTTAGTATAGCTTTATAG